From Tiliqua scincoides isolate rTilSci1 chromosome 2, rTilSci1.hap2, whole genome shotgun sequence, the proteins below share one genomic window:
- the H1-10 gene encoding histone H1.10 yields MSVELEEADLPLTEAEEAPLAPEKKGASKKARGGGGGAALSPSKKKKNNKKKNQPGKYSQLVVETIRKLGERGGSSLAKIYKEAKKVGWFDQQNGRTYLKYSIKALVQNDTLLQVKGTGANGSFKLNRKKLQGGSEKSTAASARVGGGGGARASHAKPHKKAVVAPPTPRKAEKKPVSKSKKPEKKSHKKGAGGGAAVKKDKAKAKKATKKSSAAASAKKAKKSAKPKVLKSRK; encoded by the coding sequence ATGTCGGTGGAGCTGGAGGAGGCCGACCTGCCCTTGACCGAGGCCGAGGAGGCGCCGCTCGCTCCCGAGAAGAAGGGGGCGTCCAAGAAGGCCAGAGGCGGTGGCGGGGGAGCGGCTCTGTCCCcctccaagaagaagaagaacaacaagAAGAAGAACCAGCCGGGCAAGTACAGCCAGCTGGTGGTGGAGACCATCCGCAAGCTGGGCGAGCGCGGGGGCTCCTCGCTGGCCAAGATCTACAAGGAGGCCAAGAAGGTGGGCTGGTTCGACCAGCAGAACGGGCGCACCTACCTCAAGTACTCCATCAAAGCGCTGGTGCAGAACGACACCCTGCTGCAGGTGAAGGGCACCGGCGCCAACGGCTCCTTCAAGCTCAACAGGAAGAAGCTCCAGGGGGGCAGCGagaagagcactgctgcctcCGCCAGGGttgggggcggcggcggcgcccgCGCCTCCCACGCCAAGCCCCACAAGAAGGCGGTGGTGGCGCCGCCAACGCCGCGCAAGGCCGAGAAAAAGCCCGTTTCCAAGAGCAAGAAGCCCGAGAAGAAGTCTCACAAGAAGGGCGCCGGCGGCGGGGCCGCCGTCAAGAAGGACAAGGCGAAAGCCAAGAAGGCCACCAAGAAGAGTTCGGCCGCCGCCAGCGCTAAGAAGGCCAAGAAGAGCGCCAAGCCCAAGGTGCtgaaaagcaggaagtga
- the RAB7A gene encoding ras-related protein Rab-7a, translated as MTSRKKVLLKVIILGDSGVGKTSLMNQYVNKKFSNQYKATIGADFLTKEVMVDDRLVTMQIWDTAGQERFQSLGVAFYRGADCCVLVFDVTAPNTFKTLDSWRDEFLIQASPRDPENFPFVVLGNKIDLENRQVTTKRAQAWCYSKNNIPYFETSAKEAINVEQAFQTIARNALKQETEVELYNEFPEPIKLDKNDRAKASAESCSC; from the exons GGTGGGGAAGACTTCTCTCATGAACCAGTATGTGAACAAGAAATTCAGTAACCAGTACAAAGCTACAATAGGAGCAGACTTCCTGACAAAGGAAGTGATGGTGGATGATAGGCTAGTCACAATGCAG ATATGGGATACAGCAGGGCAAGAAAGGTTTCAGTCTCTGGGAGTTGCCTTCTACAGAGGAGCAGACTGCTGTGTGCTGGTGTTTGATGTAACAGCCCCCAACACATTTAAAACTCTTGACAGCTGGCGAGATGAGTTCCTCATTCAAGCCAGTCCTCGGGATCCTGAGAACTTTCCATTTGTTGTGCTGGGAAACAAGATTGACCTAGAAAACAGACAA GTTACTACAAAGCGAGCACAGGCTTGGTGCTATAGCAAAAACAATATCCCTTACTTTGAAACCAGTGCCAAGGAGGCCATTAACGTGGAACAAGCTTTCCAGACAATTGCACGAAATGCACTTAAACAG GAAACCGAAGTGGAGCTTTACAATGAATTTCCTGAACCCATCAAACTAGACAAGAATGACAGAGCAAAGGCCTCTGCGgagagctgcagctgctga